Genomic DNA from uncultured Desulfuromusa sp.:
CTGGAAATTATTGTGGCTGCCGGATTGGCTTTTGAAAAACGTGGTGCTTTATCGCTGATGACCCTGATGATGGTCCTTTTTATGGGCGTTTTAAGCTATGGCATCTTTCTCGGCCTCGACATAGATTGCGGCTGTTTCGGGCCTGAGGATCCGGAAGCTGAAGCTTTCCATAATCTGCGCGGAGCACTGTTTCGCGATTCACTGCTCATGCTCGCCATTGGTTATCTGTACTTATGGCGTTTCATTAATCGCCTGACGCCATCCCCTTGGCTGGGGTTTGGTAACAATCAGGCACAAACCAAGGAGGTTTAACATGTGCAACCGGTTCATCTCTTTCTTTTCTCTATTAGCGGTTCTCCTGTTGTTCAGCACACCGGCTTTGAGCTTCGATAACAAATTTGAGAAAGAAGTCAAAGCTGAAAAGCAGGCCGTAAAATTATTGCGCGAAACCCAACGCGGTGGTTACGATATTGTCACCACGGAAGAACTGAAAAAATGGCTGGACGATGGAAAAGACATGCTCGTCATCGACACCATGCCCTTTGAGGATAGTTACAAAAAAGCTCATGTTCCCGGAGCAAAGCAGTTTTTATTTCCAATCCCCGATATGGTGACCTGGGATGATAATGAAACTGCCGGGAAATCAATACAGAACTATGAAGAGTTGCTGGGTCCGGACAAAGACAAGCTGATCGTCATCTACTGTGGTTTTGTCAAATGTACTCGTAGCCATAACGGTGCGGTTTGGGCCAAAAAACTCGGCTACAAAAATGTCTATCGTTATCCCGGAGGCGTCTTTGCCTGGAGAGGTGCTGATTATCCGATAGAAAAATAATTTATCTGCAACAAAAAATTAAAGGGGAAAACCGGAGCTTTTATTGCTCCGGTTTTCTTATACTCCGACGAAAGAATTTCACAATGCGGAAACAAAATTGAAACCACAATTTACTGATATCATTAATAAAGCTTTGGATAGGGTCTTTCTGACCCGGGATGAAACATTAACCCTGATGCAGACACCCTTGCACAGTCAAGAGTGTTATACGCTGATGGCAACCGCGAACCAAATCTCACGCGAACAATTTGGCCGGAAAGGGGAAAACCATTATCATATCGGTCTCAATGTCGAGCCCTGCCCGCTCGATTGCCTGTTCTGCAGCCTGACCTATAAAGCCGGGATTTTCACAGAGAAAACCGAGTTTTCGATGGAGCAGATTATCGCCTGGGCCAGACATGCTGAAGATAATTCCGCAGATGGGCTGAACCTGATGACAACCGGAACCTATCCCTTCTCTCAGTTGCTGGAAATCGGGCGTCTGTTGAGCAAGGAAGTTTCAGTCCCTTTGATTGCCAATACCCGTGATATCAACCATGCCGAAGGGGAAGCTTTGCTGGAGGCCGGGTTTGTCGGTGCCTACCATGCTGTTCGCCTCGGCGAAGGCCGGGACACTCCGTTGAACCGCAACAAAAGAATTGAAACCATCAAAATCCTGCGTGATGTCGGTCTCCTCTGGATGAACTGTATTGAACCCGTCGGACCTGAACACAGTGACGAAGAAATTGTAGAACTGATGCTTCTGGCCCGAGATTTTGGTGCGACCTACAGCGGTATTATGCGCCGCATCAACTTCCCGGGGTCGCCAATGGAACCTTTCGGGATGATCACTGAAAGAGAGATGGCCAGACTGGTCGCAATCAGCAGGCTGGTCATGGGGAATGTCCCCAAAGCTCATTGTACCCATGAACCCCATACGGCTTCATTGCTGGCCGGGGCCAATCTGTTCTTCCCGGAAGTCGGTTCCAGCCCTCGGGACGGTTTGACCGATACGGAAAAAGGTCGTGGTACCGGTATCGAGCGTTGCCAGCAAATACAGAGAGAAATGGATCTTGACCCCCTGCTGCCGTCAAACTGTTTTACCTCATCAACGACTGATACATCGTCCTGATCCTGATTGAACCCGGAGCATCCCATGAGAGCCACACCTCAACTGACAAAAATCCTTCTTGTTCTGTTATTTACCGGATTCATCTTCAGCCCTCCGCTGGCCGCCGAATCAATCCGTGTCGGCACCTGGAAAACGGCCCAGACCATTCAGCCGTTTTTCTACCGGCAGTTTTTGCCGGAAGAAGTGCAAGTTGAAATTAGCTCCTTCACCAATCCGGCGGATCAGAAAACCGCACTATTGGCTGGAAGTCTGCAAATGACCGGAACAACGCTGGCCCACGCCATTTACTCTGCAGTGCAGGGACAGCCGGTGGTGATTGTCGCGGCACTCTGCAATAAATGTTCGGCACTGGTCGTCGGAAAAAACAGTGATATTCATTCAGAAAAAGACCTTAAAGGAAAAACCATCGGCTATGTCCCGGGCACCATGCATGAAATTCTGCTGCGGGAAACCCTGACCCGTAATGGTATTTCACCTGAAACCGATGTCAAGCTGGTCAGGATTGATTTTTTTGACATGGGGACGGCACTGGGACGCGGCAATATCGACGCCTTCCTTTCAGGTGAGCCATTCCCGACCCTGGCCGTCAAAAAAGGCTACGGACGGATTCTTTCTTACCCCTACTATGATGATTCTGTTGGCACCATCAATGCCGGAATGCTGGTCACACAATCGATGATCGATAAAAATCCGGAACTGGTATCCCAACTGGTCCAGGCCCATGCCAAAGCCACGGTTTATCTTTCCAATCATCAGAGCGAATGGCTGAAAGCGGCGGCAAATTTCGGCACCCCGCTGAATATTTTACAGAGCGCAGCGCCAAACATGGAACTTGGCTGGGATATGAACGAAGCCTTTATTCGCCAGGTTAAAACATTAGGGCAGCGCATGCAGGCACTGGGAATTATTCCGGTCCAGCCTGACTACGACAAATTGCTTAACCTTTCTTTTGTCCGACAGGTCAGAAGCAAAATGCCATGAACGCCCCGGTTAGACCAATCTGGAGGCACCGGGGCTTGCCCTGGCTGTTGCCGATATTACTGCTGCTGATCTGGTTCATCATCAGTGAAACCGGTGCCATTCCCACATACCTGTTACCACACCCGCGCCAAATTCTGGTTGCAGCTTTCAATTATCTGTTTGCCGAACCCGGTATGGCTCCTTATGCCGGGCGTTTTTTGAGTGATTTTTATGCCAGCATGCTGCGGGTACTGTCCGGTTTCAGCCTGGCGGTTCTCATCGGACTCCCTCTGGGGATTCTTTCCGGTCGGGTCGAACAGGTCAGTCTTCTCCTCTCTACCAGCATCAATGGTTTGCGAGCCGTTCCCGGCATCAGCTTGCTACCACTGGCCCTGATCTGGTTTGGCATTGGTTTAAAAACCACCATTTTTCTCGTTGCTTTGGCTGCGTTTTTCCCGATTTATCTCAATGCCGAAGCCGGAGCCCGCCAGGTCAGTCCAACATTACTCCAGGCTGGAGCCATGCTTGGCGGTAGTCCGTTACGTGGTGTTTTTTCGGTCCTCTTTCCCGCAGCCATGCCACATATTGTGACCGGACTGCGTCTCGGCATGGGAATTTCCTGGTCCTACCTGGTGTTGGGTGAGCTGACGGGAGTGCCCAACGGATTGGGGGCCCTGATCATGGATGCGCGGATGCTTGGACGTATCGATATCATTGTTGTTGGTATCATCCTGATTGCGATGATCGGCAAAATCTGCGACTCAGGTCTTCACCTGTTGTTACAGCTCTGTTTTAAAAGTGCCCGGAGGCTCGCATGAATTCACCTCTTAAAATTGTCCATTGCCAACAGCAGCCGGAGCCCGCCCCTCCCTTGCTGAAAGTAGAAAAGCTGGGGAGAAGTTTCATTTCCGCCGGAAACGGGCGAAATCATGTTCTTCAGAATGTCAGTTTCAGTGCTCAGAATGGAGAGTTCCTCTGTATTCTTGGCCGGAGTGGCTGTGGAAAAACCACCTTACTGAAACTGCTTGCCGGTTTTATCTCTCCCGGACACGGCACCATCAGCCTCAACAACCAGCCGGTCTGCCGGCCAGGCCCGGAACGTTGTGTTGTCTTTCAGGAGGACGCCCTGTTCCCATGGCTCACAGTCAGAGAAAATATAGCTTTTGGATTAAGTGGCAAGTCGTGGAACAAAAAAGAAAAAAACAGAGAAATAGATCGCTTTCTTGATCTGGTCGGGCTGAGTGACTTTGGCAGTTATCTGCCCCATGAAATTTCCGGTGGGATGAAACAGCGGGTCGCCCTGGCCCGGGTCCTGATCTTGAACCCCCGGGTCCTGCTCATGGACGAACCCTTTGCCGCACTTGATGCCCAGACCCGGGAGGAGATGCAGAACCTGCTGTTAGAGCTCTGGCGGGAATTTGCCCACACTATCCTGTTTGTCACCCACGATGTCAGCGAAGCCGTTCTGCTAGCCGACCGGATTCTGCTGTTCGATAAAAATCCGGGAACCATCCAGAAAGATGTTTCCGTCGCTCTGCCCCGACCACGGGAAACCGGTAGCAACAACTTTATCTCCTGCTGCCGTGACATCAAGGAGCAGCTGAAAATACGTTAGATAGCAGGCACAATTTTATGACCTCCCCTGCTTCCCGCTTAAAACCCTTTTCAAATCCAGCGTCTTCGATTAATATCCCAGATTCACATTTTAACTGAAATATCTTATCGCCTTGATTTATAGAACTGAAAGGTTACTGAAAATGATATCAGGAAATCAAATTCGTGCCCGCTTTTTAAGCTTTTTTGAAGAACGGGGCCATACCCCGGTTCCATCATCGTCCCTGGTTCCTCACAACGATCCAACCCTGCTGTTCACCAATGCCGGAATGAATCAGTTTAAAGATTGTTTTCTCGGGGATGAAAAACGTTCTTATCTGCGAGCGGTAACCTCACAAAAATGTGTCCGAGCCGGTGGAAAACATAACGATCTGGAAAATGTCGGACGTACAGCCCGCCATCATACCTTTTTTGAAATGCTCGGAAACTTTTCCTTTGGCGATTATTTCAAGAAAGAAGCCATCGCTTACGCCTGGCAATTTTTAACCGAAGAAATGGGGCTGGATAAGGACCGACTCTATGTTTCAGTCTATACCGATGATGATGAAGCAGCGAACATCTGGCATCATCAGGAAAATATTCCGCGGGAACGGATCTTCCGCTTTGAAGAAGATAACTTCTGGTCAATGGGCGACACCGGTCCCTGTGGACCCTGTTCAGAGATATTCTATGACAACGGTCCGGAAGTCGGATGTGATTCACCGACCTGTACCGTCGGTTGCGACTGCGACCGTTACATGGAAATCTGGAATAACGTCTTCATGCAATTTGATCGTCAAACTGACGGCACCCTGATTCCGTTACCCAAGCCTGCAGTTGATACAGGAATGGGCCTGGAGCGACTGGCCACTGTTATGCAGGGAGTCCATTCAAACTATGATACTGATTTATTCCGTATCATCATATCCTACATTGAAAAGCTGTCGGCTAAAACCTATGGCGAAAACGAAGAGAATGATGTCTCCATGCGGGTTATGGCTGATCACAGCCGTGCCACCGCTTATCTGATTGCCGATGGCGTTTTACCGTCCAACGAAGGGCGCGGTTATGTTTTGCGTCGGATCATGCGCCGCGCGATGCGACATGCCAAAATGCTTGGGTTTGAAGATCCGATCCTGTTCAAAACAGCAATTTTTGTTCTCGAATCCATGGCAGAGGCCTATCCTGAGGAAGCAAAGCGAAAGGATTTTGTCGCCAAAGTCGTTCAAAATGAGGAAGAACGCTTTATCCAGACCCTCGGAAACGGCCTGCGGATATTACAGGAAGAAATTGCGCAATTGTCAGCAGCAAAGCAAAACAAAATCCCCGGTGAAACCATTTTTAAGCTCTATGACACCTATGGATTCCCTGTCGATCTGACTGCTGACATTGTAGAAAAAGATGGCTACAGTCTCGACGAAGAGGGTTTTGAAACCTGCATGGAAGCTCAGCGTGCCAATGCCCGGAAACACTGGAAAGGATCTGGAGAAGAAGCGGTATCGACCATCTATAAGCAGCTGGTGGATCAAGGAATCCGTACGGAATTCTCTGGTTATTCAACGCTGGAGGACCAGTCGAAAGTCCTGGCTCTGATCCACCAGGGAGAAATGGTTGCAGAATCAGTCTGCGGAGAAACTGTCGAGGTTATCACCGCAATCACTCCTTGTTACGGTGAATCCGGGGGACAGGTTGGTGACAGTGGAGAAATTAACACTACCGAAGCGACCCTGAGAGTTATCGAAACGCGAAAACCGCTCCCGGAACTCTATGTTCATATCTGTGAAGTTGTCACCGGGGCAATCAAAACCGGTGATAGTGCAACCATTAAAGTCGATGCGGAACGGCGGCAACAGATCGTCCTCAACCACACGGCAACCCATCTCCTCCAAGCCGCTCTCCAGAACCAACTGGGAGAGCATGTTAAACAGGCGGGATCGTTGGTCACACCGGAACGACTCCGTTTTGACTTTACTCATTTTTCACCGGTTTCAAGTGAAGAGCTGAGAAAGATAGAGGCAGAAGTTAATCAGCAGATCCGTGCCAACGCTCAGGTCGAAAGTCGGGAGATGAGCGCAACTGATGCACAGGAGGCTGGCGCCATGGCTCTGTTTGGAGAGAAATATGGTGATGTCGTTCGCGTCATCAATGTCGGCAATTACAGCATGGAACTCTGTGGCGGAACTCATGCCAGCGCAGCTGGTGATATCGGGCTGTTCCGGATATTGAGTGAGAGCGGCATTGCCGCAGGGGTCCGCCGGATTGAAGCAACGACCGGAGCAACAGCTCTATCCCTGGTGCAACAACAACAGCAATCGTTACAACGTGTGGCAGACCTGGTCAAAAGTGACCCGCAGAAACTGGAGCTGCGCCTGCAGAAACTCTTAGAA
This window encodes:
- a CDS encoding ABC transporter ATP-binding protein, with product MNSPLKIVHCQQQPEPAPPLLKVEKLGRSFISAGNGRNHVLQNVSFSAQNGEFLCILGRSGCGKTTLLKLLAGFISPGHGTISLNNQPVCRPGPERCVVFQEDALFPWLTVRENIAFGLSGKSWNKKEKNREIDRFLDLVGLSDFGSYLPHEISGGMKQRVALARVLILNPRVLLMDEPFAALDAQTREEMQNLLLELWREFAHTILFVTHDVSEAVLLADRILLFDKNPGTIQKDVSVALPRPRETGSNNFISCCRDIKEQLKIR
- the alaS gene encoding alanine--tRNA ligase, whose product is MISGNQIRARFLSFFEERGHTPVPSSSLVPHNDPTLLFTNAGMNQFKDCFLGDEKRSYLRAVTSQKCVRAGGKHNDLENVGRTARHHTFFEMLGNFSFGDYFKKEAIAYAWQFLTEEMGLDKDRLYVSVYTDDDEAANIWHHQENIPRERIFRFEEDNFWSMGDTGPCGPCSEIFYDNGPEVGCDSPTCTVGCDCDRYMEIWNNVFMQFDRQTDGTLIPLPKPAVDTGMGLERLATVMQGVHSNYDTDLFRIIISYIEKLSAKTYGENEENDVSMRVMADHSRATAYLIADGVLPSNEGRGYVLRRIMRRAMRHAKMLGFEDPILFKTAIFVLESMAEAYPEEAKRKDFVAKVVQNEEERFIQTLGNGLRILQEEIAQLSAAKQNKIPGETIFKLYDTYGFPVDLTADIVEKDGYSLDEEGFETCMEAQRANARKHWKGSGEEAVSTIYKQLVDQGIRTEFSGYSTLEDQSKVLALIHQGEMVAESVCGETVEVITAITPCYGESGGQVGDSGEINTTEATLRVIETRKPLPELYVHICEVVTGAIKTGDSATIKVDAERRQQIVLNHTATHLLQAALQNQLGEHVKQAGSLVTPERLRFDFTHFSPVSSEELRKIEAEVNQQIRANAQVESREMSATDAQEAGAMALFGEKYGDVVRVINVGNYSMELCGGTHASAAGDIGLFRILSESGIAAGVRRIEATTGATALSLVQQQQQSLQRVADLVKSDPQKLELRLQKLLEQQKEMEKELEQLHAKANADRSGELIDKVQLIQDVKLLAVKIPGTDGKGLREFSDQLRDKLGSGVLVLVSADSNKVSLLVAVTKDLTGQVKAGDLIKPLAEIIGGRGGGRPELAQAGGSKIDKIEALLQAAPEQLKNILG
- a CDS encoding rhodanese-like domain-containing protein; this encodes MCNRFISFFSLLAVLLLFSTPALSFDNKFEKEVKAEKQAVKLLRETQRGGYDIVTTEELKKWLDDGKDMLVIDTMPFEDSYKKAHVPGAKQFLFPIPDMVTWDDNETAGKSIQNYEELLGPDKDKLIVIYCGFVKCTRSHNGAVWAKKLGYKNVYRYPGGVFAWRGADYPIEK
- a CDS encoding ABC transporter substrate-binding protein, with amino-acid sequence MRATPQLTKILLVLLFTGFIFSPPLAAESIRVGTWKTAQTIQPFFYRQFLPEEVQVEISSFTNPADQKTALLAGSLQMTGTTLAHAIYSAVQGQPVVIVAALCNKCSALVVGKNSDIHSEKDLKGKTIGYVPGTMHEILLRETLTRNGISPETDVKLVRIDFFDMGTALGRGNIDAFLSGEPFPTLAVKKGYGRILSYPYYDDSVGTINAGMLVTQSMIDKNPELVSQLVQAHAKATVYLSNHQSEWLKAAANFGTPLNILQSAAPNMELGWDMNEAFIRQVKTLGQRMQALGIIPVQPDYDKLLNLSFVRQVRSKMP
- a CDS encoding MauE/DoxX family redox-associated membrane protein, with the protein product MHQTIKRDTTQDSLKLISGTSARRFYHLLKFLLVFVFLWSGISKAIQPVQFSETVGAYGLLPEILIFPAAVGMIALEIIVAAGLAFEKRGALSLMTLMMVLFMGVLSYGIFLGLDIDCGCFGPEDPEAEAFHNLRGALFRDSLLMLAIGYLYLWRFINRLTPSPWLGFGNNQAQTKEV
- a CDS encoding ABC transporter permease; the protein is MPWLLPILLLLIWFIISETGAIPTYLLPHPRQILVAAFNYLFAEPGMAPYAGRFLSDFYASMLRVLSGFSLAVLIGLPLGILSGRVEQVSLLLSTSINGLRAVPGISLLPLALIWFGIGLKTTIFLVALAAFFPIYLNAEAGARQVSPTLLQAGAMLGGSPLRGVFSVLFPAAMPHIVTGLRLGMGISWSYLVLGELTGVPNGLGALIMDARMLGRIDIIVVGIILIAMIGKICDSGLHLLLQLCFKSARRLA